In Romboutsia lituseburensis, a genomic segment contains:
- a CDS encoding AAA family ATPase yields the protein MEDISYKIWGDFYQEFANKILQYKNNRKDLITIIRKVYDNVNIKLPTLEKDNNIVDIDPFTVFGLFNKGIKDENRTIIITEFAKLLNINLEVPTDFSGIPVLNNMSSTFYKFEGYRKEEDIDNLWKVFEYAIKYDENPNDEDEVNLINYYDKTIAQKGVKWKLSMGLFWIRPYRYINLDEQNRTFICNEKNNLNSVKLIFPNIEKGHVPNGEQYIAISNECKRLVESGNYKFKNFIEMSHCSWSDKSNNLPEDYIVDTKEEEDAKVSSRNNQISKNTILYGPPGTGKTYNVCNKALEIIDREKYKDIIDNPLKRDEVVKAFNKLKEDGLIGFCTFHQSYSYEDFVEGLRSDRNGGFEPKDGIFKQLCESASVKAQTELPKYEFDQNQISVHKMSLGDTSSKEDNIYEYCIKNNCISLGWGENIDYSNCNDRESIKQIFKEKFPESSDNSFDINAINRFKHIIQEGDLVIISQGNHKARAIGKITGDYYYDSNTEIRYNHFRKVEWLYNGEAIDVKRILKDKVFSQQSIYTFYNEDLKFDNIKELISEKPIENKAKNYVLIIDEINRGNISKIFGEFITLIEEDKRIGERNELKVTLPYSNESFGVPNNLYIIGTMNTADRSIALLDTALRRRFDFVEYMPNEELLSKDVEGINVSKLLKTINDRIEFLLDRDHTIGHAYFIKENLTFEDLVSIMKNKIIPLLQEYFYDDFEKIEMVLGGSGKIKNNDYLLNKTTIKASSLFKTNQTFMYPDQVKYSVVEKPSREAFIRIYDDIKDEALDNTNTLDGE from the coding sequence ATGGAGGACATAAGCTACAAAATATGGGGAGATTTTTATCAAGAGTTTGCAAATAAAATACTACAATATAAAAATAATAGAAAAGATCTAATTACAATTATTAGAAAGGTTTATGACAATGTTAATATTAAATTACCAACACTTGAAAAAGACAATAATATTGTAGACATAGATCCTTTTACTGTTTTTGGATTGTTTAATAAAGGTATAAAAGATGAAAATAGAACTATTATTATAACTGAATTTGCAAAGCTTCTAAATATAAATTTAGAAGTGCCAACTGATTTTTCAGGTATACCTGTACTTAATAATATGTCTTCAACTTTTTATAAATTTGAGGGATATAGAAAAGAAGAGGATATTGATAACTTATGGAAAGTATTTGAATATGCAATCAAATATGATGAAAATCCAAATGATGAAGATGAAGTAAATTTAATTAATTACTACGACAAAACCATAGCACAAAAGGGTGTAAAATGGAAGTTAAGTATGGGATTATTTTGGATAAGACCTTATAGATATATTAATCTTGATGAACAAAACAGAACATTTATTTGTAATGAGAAAAATAATTTGAATTCAGTAAAATTAATATTCCCAAATATTGAAAAAGGACATGTTCCAAATGGTGAGCAGTATATAGCTATATCAAATGAGTGTAAAAGGCTTGTTGAGAGTGGTAATTATAAATTTAAGAATTTTATTGAGATGTCTCATTGTTCTTGGTCTGATAAATCAAATAATCTACCAGAAGATTATATTGTAGATACAAAAGAGGAGGAGGATGCAAAAGTGAGTAGCAGAAATAATCAGATATCAAAAAATACAATATTATATGGTCCTCCAGGTACAGGAAAAACTTATAATGTTTGCAACAAAGCTTTAGAGATAATAGACCGTGAAAAATACAAAGATATCATAGATAATCCTTTAAAGAGAGACGAAGTAGTTAAAGCATTTAACAAACTAAAAGAAGATGGACTTATTGGATTTTGTACATTCCATCAATCATATTCATACGAAGACTTTGTAGAAGGCCTAAGAAGTGATCGTAATGGAGGATTTGAGCCTAAGGATGGTATATTTAAACAATTATGTGAAAGTGCATCAGTAAAAGCTCAGACAGAGCTACCAAAATATGAATTTGACCAAAATCAAATATCAGTACACAAAATGTCTTTAGGTGATACTAGCAGCAAAGAAGATAACATATATGAATACTGTATAAAAAACAATTGTATATCTCTAGGATGGGGAGAAAATATAGATTACTCAAATTGTAATGATAGAGAATCTATAAAGCAAATATTTAAAGAAAAATTTCCAGAATCTAGTGACAATAGTTTTGATATAAATGCTATAAATAGATTCAAACATATAATCCAAGAAGGTGATTTAGTAATAATATCACAAGGAAACCACAAAGCAAGAGCTATAGGTAAAATTACAGGGGACTATTACTACGATTCTAATACAGAAATTAGATATAATCATTTTAGAAAAGTAGAATGGCTTTATAACGGAGAAGCAATAGATGTAAAAAGAATACTAAAGGATAAAGTATTTTCTCAACAATCAATATATACGTTCTACAATGAAGATTTAAAGTTTGATAATATAAAAGAGCTTATATCAGAAAAGCCCATAGAAAATAAAGCTAAAAATTACGTACTTATAATAGATGAAATAAACAGGGGTAATATATCTAAAATATTTGGAGAGTTTATAACGCTTATAGAAGAAGATAAAAGAATCGGTGAGAGAAATGAATTAAAAGTAACTCTTCCATATTCTAATGAATCTTTTGGTGTGCCAAATAATTTATACATAATAGGAACGATGAATACAGCGGATAGATCAATAGCATTACTTGATACTGCACTTAGAAGAAGGTTTGATTTTGTAGAGTATATGCCTAATGAAGAATTACTTTCAAAAGATGTAGAAGGAATAAACGTGTCTAAGTTATTAAAAACTATAAATGATAGAATTGAGTTTTTACTTGATAGAGATCATACAATAGGACATGCATATTTTATAAAAGAGAATTTAACTTTTGAAGACCTCGTATCTATTATGAAAAATAAGATTATTCCTCTACTTCAAGAGTATTTCTATGATGATTTTGAAAAAATAGAAATGGTTTTAGGTGGTAGCGGTAAAATTAAAAATAATGATTATTTACTAAATAAAACAACTATTAAAGCAAGTAGTTTATTTAAAACGAATCAAACTTTTATGTATCCAGATCAAGTTAAATATAGTGTAGTAGAAAAGCCTAGTAGAGAAGCTTTCATAAGAATATATGATGATATAAAAGATGAAGCTTTAGATAATACAAATACATTAGATGGAGAATAG
- a CDS encoding DEAD/DEAH box helicase family protein, which translates to MIDEAHNAASNTYLNVLNYFTPKFTLGITATPKRSDNNNIFDLFDNNLALEVIYLINLLMYNDNKKKIL; encoded by the coding sequence ATGATAGATGAAGCTCACAACGCTGCTAGTAATACTTATTTAAATGTACTTAACTATTTTACGCCTAAATTTACACTAGGTATTACAGCTACTCCAAAGCGTAGTGATAACAATAATATATTTGATTTATTTGACAACAATTTAGCCCTAGAAGTTATTTATTTAATAAATTTACTTATGTACAATGACAATAAAAAGAAAATATTATAA